In the Pedobacter cryoconitis genome, GATCTTTTGCGTACGCTTAAATATACTTTGAGAACTGATTTTTATAAAATTTACTATCAGGAACAATCTGCAAAAGTATATGCCAGAGAGATCAGCTCTTTATCAAAAACCCTGGTTGGATTTAAGCAGCAATATGCTAAAGAGAATATTGCACTAAAAGAAGTATTAAGGATTCAATCTCAATTGTACACGCTTCAATCAGAGCTAAATGAACTGAAAGATGATATTGATGATGTCCAAAGTGAATTTAAACTGTTAACCCGTACCAATGCTAACCTGCAAATTGTACCTCAGCTTGAATTTAAGCTGGATGGCAAAGATGTATTGCAACAGGTTACCTATAAAAAACTGCTTGACTCTGCTTATACCAACAGGTACGATTTAAAGCTATCACATGCTGTGATTGAATCCAGTAACCTCAACCTCCGGCTGCAAAAGTCGATGGCTATACCAGACGTCACGATGTCGATCACTTATGACCGTTTTGCAGGTTATACGCCTAATTATACGGGTCTTGGAATCAGTATACCGCTTCCACTTTTTAACCGGAACCAGGGAAATATCAGACAGGCAAAAGTTGCGATTGATGTCAGTAAAAATGCTTTGGCACAACAGGAAGACCAGCTGCAAAGCGATCTGGATAATAGTTATCAGGCTGCGGATAGATTGGAGAGACTTTACAACAGCTTTGACCCTAAGTTTAAAGCAGACTTTACCCACCTGATCGAAGAGGTTTATAAGAGCTATGAAAAACATAACATCAGCTTGCTTGAATTCCTTGATTTCTATGATTCCTATAAAACCAATGCAATCCAGCTGAACAATCTGCAGCTTAACCGGATCAGCTCTTTAGAACAGTTGAATTTCGTTACCGGTACTCCATTCTTTAATCAGCAATAACCTCTTTATATGCATACTTATAAAATATTTACGTTGGCAGCTGCATTTGGTACTGCCACTTTATTATTCTCGTCTTGCACACGTCACGATGCAGCCTCAAAACCTGAAGATAATAAGTTTAAAGTCACAGATAGTTTATTGGGCAGTCTGTTAGTGGATACTGTTCAGCAGGCCAGTGCAATTTCTCAAATCACACTGACCGGGACGATAGAACCTGATGAAAATAAGGTTGCTAAAATTTATCCCATGGTGAGTGGGATCACTGAAAATGTAAATGTGCTGCTGGGAGATGTCGTGAGCAAAGGGCAGACGCTGGCCAGTATGCACAGTGTAGAAGTTGCTGGCTACTCAAAAGACCTGATTAGTGCAGAAGCAGATTTGAGGGATACCAAAAGAACGCTGGAGGCTACAAAAGACTTGTATCAGAGCGGCCTGGCTTCGGGTAAAGATCTGGAACAGGCAAAATCAGACTATCAAAAGGCATCGGCAGAAAATAGCCGGGCACATTCAGTGATGTCAATCAATAAAAGTGATCAGCGTGGTTACCTGATCAAAGCACCGATCAGCGGATATATTGTAGAGAAAAATATCACCAGCAATATGCAGGTGAGAGCTGACAACACAGAGAACCTGTTTACCATTGCTGATCTTTCTTCTGTTTATATCATCGTGAATATTTACGAGTCTGATATCACGAGCGTACAAACGGGTTATCCGGTTCAGATTACTACGCTGGCTTATCCGGGAAAAGTATTTACCGGGAAAATAGATAAAGTGTACAATATGATTGACAAGGACAATAAGTTAATGCGTGCCCGGGTGAAAATCAGCAATCCGGGAAATTTACTGAAACCGCAAATGTTTGCCAATGTAGTGGTACAGGCAAAATCAGGAGAGAACCTGCCGGTGATTAATACCCGTTCAATTGTACTGGATAATGACCGGAATTATGTAGTGGTTAAGGAGGGGAAATCGCAGGTACGTATACAGCCAATTACTGTTTCCAAACGTGTAGAAGACCGTGCCTATATCAGTGCAGGCTTAAAACCCGGTGATCAGATTATTGCGTCAAGACAGCTGTTCCTGTACGAATCTCTGAAATAACATGATCCGCTTAACCCGTTTAAATTCAAGCAATGAATAAAGTAATTAAATCAGTACTGGCTTTTTCTCTTAAGAACAAGTTCTTTATATTTTTCATGACGTTCCTGCTCTTGGTAGGAGGGTATTTCAGTTTTAAAAGCATTGCCATAGATGCGTTTCCCGATGTAACGAATACTTCACTGACTATTATTACCCAATGGCCCGGCCGCAGTGCAGAAGAAGTAGAAAAGTTTGTAACCCGGCCGCTGGAAATAGCGATGAACCCGGCACAGAAAAAAACATCCATCAGATCCTCTTCTTTATTTGGCCTTTCGGTAGTTAAAGTCACTTTTGAAGACAATGTAGAGTATGATTATGCGCGTTTACAATTGAATAATCACTTGGGCGATGCCGATTTACCAGAAGGCACAAAGCCTGAAATTTCACCGCCTTACGGGCCAACGGGTGAGATTTTCAGGTACACTTTAACCAGCAGCAAGAAGTCTGTTAAGGAACTAAAGACACTAGAAGAATGGGTAGTTGAACGTGAAATACGTTCTGTGCCTGGTGTAGCGGATGTAAATAGTTTCGGTGGCCCTACTAAAGCTTATCAGATTACAATTGATCCTGAAAAAGCTGTGCAGTATGGCGTTACGCCACTGGAAGTTTACGAGGCTGTTTCTAAAAGTAATATTAACGTAGGTGGTGATGTGATCGAGCAAAGCGGACAAGCTTATGTCGTGCGGGGAATTGGTTTGCTGAATAATATCAATGAGATTAAAAACATCATCGTTGATAATGTGAAGGGGACACCAATCTTTGTGAAAAACATCGGTGAAGTTACAGAATCCAGTTTGCCACCTCTTGGACAGGTTGGCCGTGATGGTGATCCTGATGTAGTGGAGGGAATTGTAGTGATGCTGAAAGGTGGAAATACAAATGATGTAATTCAAAGCCTTAAAGCAAAGGTTGATGAACTGAATAATAGTATTTTACCGGATGATGTAAAGATCAATGCTTTTTATGACCGGGAAGATCTGGTAGATTTTGCAACGCACACCGTGCTGCATAATATGGCTGAGGGGATTATTTTCGTCACTGTCATCGTGTTCTTGTTTATGGCCGATTGGCGGACTACCATCATTGTGGCTATTGTAATCCCACTGGCTTTACTCTTTGCATTTATCTGTCTGAAATTTAAAGGCATGTCTGCCAATTTACTCTCGATGGGGGCGATTGATTTTGGGATTATCATAGATGGGGCGGTCGTGATGATGGAAGGTATCTTTGTGGTACTGGATCATCGGGCAAAGAAAGAGGGGATGGAGAAGTTCAATAAGCTCAGTAAGTTGGGCATGATCAAAGAAGCTTGTCTGATCAATGGTAAAGGCATATTTTTCGCGAAATTGATTATCATTATTGGTCTGCTTCCTATTTTTAGTTTTGAAAAGGTAGAGGGTAAAATGTTTTCTCCTTTAGCCTGGACATTGGGTTTTGCTTTACTGGGTGCACTGATTCTGACTTTTACCCTGGTGCCGGTTATGGCCAGTGTCCTACTGAATAAGAATGTCCGTGAAAAGCGCAATTTTTTCGTAGAGTGGATTACCCGCAATTCCATGCGCCTTTTCAATATTTGTTTTAAAGGCAGGAAAATTGCCTTTCCAATAGCTATTGTCATCTTAGCAGTCAGTCTTTTCTGCTTTAAGTTTTTAGGTACAGAGTTTTTGCCGCAACTCAACGAGGGCACTATTTACGTGCGGGCAACCGGGCCTTTGAGTACTTCGCTGGGTGAATCTGTTAAACTCGCTAATGATATGCGCAGAACCTTCAGAAGCTTTCCTGAAGTTAAACAGGTTATTTCTCAAACAGGCCGTCCGGATGATGGAACAGATGCAACAGGATTTTATAACCTGGAGTTTCATGTGGATCTCTACCCACAAGAGCAGTGGAAAAGCAAAGAGAGTAAGCCTGAGTTGATTCAGCGCATGCAGGAAAAATTGAAGTTCTTTCCGGGGATTGATCTCAACTTTTCTCAGCCAATTTCTGACAATGTAGAAGAAGCTGTATCTGGCGTAAAAGGATCTATAGTAGTGAAGTTATTTGGTGATGATCTCAAATTTGTCGAAGAGAAAGAAGAGAAAATTTTCAAGATCATGAAGGATATTAAGGGAGTGGAGGATCTTGGGATTATGCGGAACCTGGGACAGCCAGAACTGCGGATTGATCTGGATCAGGAAAAAATGGCCTTTTATGGCGTAACTACCGCAGATGCGGGGGCGGTTATTGAAACGGCAATCGGCGGGAAAGCAGCCACACAGATTTACGAAGGGGAACGTAAGTTTGACCTGCGGATCCG is a window encoding:
- a CDS encoding TolC family protein; the encoded protein is MQLKFVLPVLLLNLCGFTGIDSVIARDDGRNDTRDSLNITIKQAEDLFLKNNLNLIAGQYNIDDARAQVITARLFDNPEVSYENILYNSANKRILDVSKQTGQRAASISQLFQTAGKRNKNIRLAKMGVQQAEFQLFDLLRTLKYTLRTDFYKIYYQEQSAKVYAREISSLSKTLVGFKQQYAKENIALKEVLRIQSQLYTLQSELNELKDDIDDVQSEFKLLTRTNANLQIVPQLEFKLDGKDVLQQVTYKKLLDSAYTNRYDLKLSHAVIESSNLNLRLQKSMAIPDVTMSITYDRFAGYTPNYTGLGISIPLPLFNRNQGNIRQAKVAIDVSKNALAQQEDQLQSDLDNSYQAADRLERLYNSFDPKFKADFTHLIEEVYKSYEKHNISLLEFLDFYDSYKTNAIQLNNLQLNRISSLEQLNFVTGTPFFNQQ
- a CDS encoding efflux RND transporter periplasmic adaptor subunit; the encoded protein is MHTYKIFTLAAAFGTATLLFSSCTRHDAASKPEDNKFKVTDSLLGSLLVDTVQQASAISQITLTGTIEPDENKVAKIYPMVSGITENVNVLLGDVVSKGQTLASMHSVEVAGYSKDLISAEADLRDTKRTLEATKDLYQSGLASGKDLEQAKSDYQKASAENSRAHSVMSINKSDQRGYLIKAPISGYIVEKNITSNMQVRADNTENLFTIADLSSVYIIVNIYESDITSVQTGYPVQITTLAYPGKVFTGKIDKVYNMIDKDNKLMRARVKISNPGNLLKPQMFANVVVQAKSGENLPVINTRSIVLDNDRNYVVVKEGKSQVRIQPITVSKRVEDRAYISAGLKPGDQIIASRQLFLYESLK
- a CDS encoding efflux RND transporter permease subunit codes for the protein MNKVIKSVLAFSLKNKFFIFFMTFLLLVGGYFSFKSIAIDAFPDVTNTSLTIITQWPGRSAEEVEKFVTRPLEIAMNPAQKKTSIRSSSLFGLSVVKVTFEDNVEYDYARLQLNNHLGDADLPEGTKPEISPPYGPTGEIFRYTLTSSKKSVKELKTLEEWVVEREIRSVPGVADVNSFGGPTKAYQITIDPEKAVQYGVTPLEVYEAVSKSNINVGGDVIEQSGQAYVVRGIGLLNNINEIKNIIVDNVKGTPIFVKNIGEVTESSLPPLGQVGRDGDPDVVEGIVVMLKGGNTNDVIQSLKAKVDELNNSILPDDVKINAFYDREDLVDFATHTVLHNMAEGIIFVTVIVFLFMADWRTTIIVAIVIPLALLFAFICLKFKGMSANLLSMGAIDFGIIIDGAVVMMEGIFVVLDHRAKKEGMEKFNKLSKLGMIKEACLINGKGIFFAKLIIIIGLLPIFSFEKVEGKMFSPLAWTLGFALLGALILTFTLVPVMASVLLNKNVREKRNFFVEWITRNSMRLFNICFKGRKIAFPIAIVILAVSLFCFKFLGTEFLPQLNEGTIYVRATGPLSTSLGESVKLANDMRRTFRSFPEVKQVISQTGRPDDGTDATGFYNLEFHVDLYPQEQWKSKESKPELIQRMQEKLKFFPGIDLNFSQPISDNVEEAVSGVKGSIVVKLFGDDLKFVEEKEEKIFKIMKDIKGVEDLGIMRNLGQPELRIDLDQEKMAFYGVTTADAGAVIETAIGGKAATQIYEGERKFDLRIRYPENFRNNANAIGDLRVPTLSGNKVPLREIASIRKLVGPSLIYRDKHKRYGAIKFSVRGRDMGSTIKEAQDKVNAQVKLPKGYHIEWAGDFENQQRATQRLTQVVPISILLIFFVLFILFGTIKDSLLVLNNVPFAIVGGVFALLLTGINFSISSGIGFIALFGICVQNGVILITKFKSNIKEMRHNHPEWTFIDALRIGVESRIRPVVMTAMMAAIGLLPAAMSTGIGSETSKPLATVVIGGLISDTLFNLFIFPIVFYWAYRKKVMKQDKPYTAIAE